In Haematobia irritans isolate KBUSLIRL chromosome 1, ASM5000362v1, whole genome shotgun sequence, a genomic segment contains:
- the LOC142221305 gene encoding tensin-2-like produces the protein MATLEQSRNPFFNDDHPEQSGFGSSTDTDDTENEIPYHAREHARPFTYGKLPKGFKKSDLNHVPLDDVPDTPPRPTTTTTPPRPPPPPVLPPSPSTLRKNNRPSVSPSRPVLRKTPSRQEFEEMLRERQEQSLKEQNIALKEAQNASIQKDLDALQEKLNKRALLMMSEVQTPQREHSENTCREVVKLVETIDLPDEKAIDFQQHNCPSTAIMEAPSKFEPALVIAEVKRPETPSFPVAMKSLLEERCVSPYQMATPSSPKLPRNNSLISKRKERKLSPLKIPALPSIITPKPKGNVSPEIPHDVAPHLVKFARDSSEFWYKPHMTREEAVTILRNAPPGTFIVRNSTTYKGAFGLVLRVAKPPQGLPMTEHNANNSNDVLVRHFLLEPTHRGVRLKGCVNEPTFTSLSALVYQHSINQMALPCKLNIPNRDLMLSEEDGELLQRQKQLLEQGAACNVLYLFSMNMESLTGDEAIRRAVHEMYAQPELEVPVEVHFKVSQNGITLTDNKRRTFFRRHYTPHNISHIGMDPDNRFFSVMANDEGLRRAVNKTIFAFVARPACGNRDNQCHIFCDLAATQPASAIVSFAQKILHLNKNAELL, from the coding sequence ATGGCCACACTGGAACAATCGCGAAATCCCTTTTTCAATGACGATCATCCAGAGCAAAGCGGGTTCGGTTCGTCCACGGACACTGATGATACAGAAAATGAGATACCGTACCATGCACGTGAGCACGCTCGACCCTTTACATACGGCAAACTACCGAAAGGTTTCAAAAAAAGTGATTTGAATCATGTGCCCCTCGACGATGTACCAGATACACCTCCAAgacccacaacaacaacaacgccaCCCAGACCACCACCACCTCCAGTGTTGCCGCCCAGTCCTTCAACCCTGAGGAAAAATAATCGGCCAAGTGTTTCACCTTCGAGGCCAGTTTTGAGAAAAACCCCGTCGAGGCAAGAGTTTGAGGAAATGTTAAGGGAACGGCAAGAGCAATCACTGAAGGAACAGAACATTGCCTTGAAAGAGGCCCAAAATGCATCCATACAAAAAGACCTAGATGCTCTTCAAGAGAAACTAAATAAGCGAGCCTTGCTCATGATGTCCGAGGTGCAAACACCACAAAGGGAACACAGTGAAAACACCTGCAGGGAAGTGGTAAAATTGGTCGAAACTATCGACTTGCCCGACGAAAAGGCCATTGATTTTCAACAACACAACTGCCCTTCAACTGCTATCATGGAAGCCCCAAGTAAATTTGAACCAGCCCTGGTAATCGCAGAAGTCAAGAGGCCCGAAACACCATCGTTTCCGGTTGCTATGAAATCCCTATTGGAAGAACGTTGTGTAAGTCCATACCAGATGGCAACACCGTCATCGCCGAAACTTCCACGCAACAATTCTCTTATATCTAAACGCAAAGAGAGGAAACTATCCCCTTTAAAAATACCAGCTTTGCCCTCGATCATCACGCCTAAACCAAAAGGAAATGTATCTCCAGAAATACCCCACGATGTTGCTCCTCATCTGGTTAAGTTCGCCAGAGACTcttctgaattttggtacaagcCACACATGACCCGGGAAGAGGCCGTGACAATTTTGAGGAATGCCCCTCCAGGCACTTTCATAGTGCGAAATTCCACCACCTACAAGGGTGCATTTGGTCTAGTGCTACGTGTTGCCAAGCCACCCCAGGGTCTTCCAATGACAGAACATAACGCCAACAACAGCAATGATGTTCTTGTTCGACATTTCCTGTTAGAGCCCACCCACAGGGGTGTCCGTCTTAAGGGATGCGTTAACGAGCCAACATTTACATCTCTTTCGGCTCTAGTCTACCAACACTCCATTAACCAGATGGCACTGCCATGCAAACTGAATATTCCCAACAGGGATTTGATGCTTTCTGAGGAAGATGGTGAACTGTTACAGAGGCAGAAACAACTTTTGGAGCAAGGTGCCGCTTGTAATGTTCTTTACTTGTTCAGCATGAACATGGAGTCTTTGACTGGTGATGAAGCCATACGCCGAGCTGTCCATGAAATGTATGCCCAGCCAGAATTGGAGGTCCCAGTAGAAGTACATTTCAAAGTTTCGCAAAATGGAATCACCCTGACGGATAATAAACGACGCACATTCTTCAGACGACACTATACGCCCCATAATATCTCCCACATTGGCATGGATCCGGATAATCGTTTTTTCAGCGTAATGGCCAACGATGAGGGGCTAAGGAGAGCCGTGAATAAGACGATATTTGCTTTTGTGGCACGTCCAGCTTGTGGTAATCGAGACAATCAGTGCCACATATTCTGTGACTTGGCAGCAACGCAACCTGCATCGGCGATCGTGTCATTCgcccagaaaattttgcatttaaataaaaatgccgAACTACTTTAA